Part of the Melopsittacus undulatus isolate bMelUnd1 chromosome 7, bMelUnd1.mat.Z, whole genome shotgun sequence genome is shown below.
TCAGGTTTGTTTCAGGGACCAAAACCGtctgattatttttatgaaCTTTTCAGACAGCGCATCTGTTCTGGACCCACCAGCCGGGAGAGCCGAGAGGAAGGCGCAAAGACCGGGGTCTTGTTTGCAAAGGGATGTGAGATCCGGAGAGGGCCCATGTTACACTCGAGTACATAGAGGGATAAACCAAGCTCGGTTCCGTAAGCCAAGTGAGCCCGAACTCTTTGGCTTTTCTGGGGAATTTAATCAGATTTCATTTCCATCAGATTTAGATTTGGAATAGGAAACTTTCTGTGCTCTGAGctaaaatggaaatgaaggtACGTCTGCTGGGTGATTTCTGGTAAAAAGCTTTTCCTAGGTAAAAGGTTTCCACTCAGCGTGATAATAGTTTCTAATACACGAATACATTATTCAGAGAAAAAGGGTCActcttcctgtgctgcttctctgcattAGCGGCCTCCATATCGCGACATGTCCCAGGCGACAAGATTCCACACggataaaatacaaatgaaatgtGGGATTAAAAAGTACCAGTGTCGGGAAATGCCTACCAATTGTAAGAAAATTTGTTACTTTTGACTGACGACGTTCAGGAATGTCCAGTTCGGGAGTGAACAGCGATCGTGCGGAGCAGTGTTGTGGAGGGGGACCCCTCTCGGGCAGCGAGACCACCTTTTCTGGCTCAATCAATGCTCGGTGAACCCAAGGAAAGCCGCCCTTGGCTGAGATGGAATGAACCATCCACCTGGCAAAGCCTCCGGTTTCTGCCAAGGTCTCCCATCCCGTCGGACACCATCACTCCCCATCAGTTTTGGGACAAATGCAGCTTGGAGGGGTCGCTGGGGGTCTGTAGTGGACCCAAGAGGGGGGACATCCTCCGTAGGGGTGCACTTTGCAGGCGGTTGTTTGGGTGTTGCAGGATACGTTGGGCTAGGGCTGTCAATTAGACATGCGAAGCCAAGTCCTTAAACCCTCCCTGAAGATAAGGAAGGACACTAGGAGAGGGCATGAGGAGCCCGGTACGGGTCTGGCTTGTAGGACTTGCTGCAGGGGATACCCCGGAGGCTACTCTTGTTGCCAGTGAATTAATTCCATCTTGCCCCAGTGGCTAGGGAGACCAGGACTGTAGTGTGCTCCCTCGCTGCACAGGGTTTGTCAGAGAACACAAAATCGGATTTGTACAGCGGCCAAATGGGGCTAGGGAAGGAGAACAGACTTTCCAGGCTGACTGTTAGAGGATGAAGTCTTCCAGTGCTGGGCTCGGACTGTTGAGAATGTGGAGGGGTCTGTGGTGAAAAAATTAGGCTTTGAAACTTATGTCTCCTTCttcaattttcttattttctgcattcttcaagttttcctttttcttccaagaaaatgTCTTCTAGGAAAACACagagtcattttttttttaaagatggatTTCTGTTAGACTAAAAGGGAAATGGTTTGCAGCAAGAGCAGATGTGAGCACCTGGGATGTGCCTTGCTCACAAACAGCGGGAGAGGCCGAGACAGGAGCGCAAGGCAAAGACTGTCCCCACCTGACACCCAAGTGACCCAAATTATACCAACTCACACGGAATTTCCTAACTCATCTTTTCAGCTGCTCCTTCGCATTTGGTGACACTGTTCCCCGTCCCTTCCCTCGCCCTGTCGCTCTCTCTAAAGGGACTTTTCGCTGCATCAGAACCACCAGTACAGGAGATTGCAACAAGTTCAGGCATTTGTCCAATAATCGCGTTGATGGaagacatacatacatatatgcatatttcGCCTGGTGGAAACCGTACAGCTTTCCAGAAGATGACTGCACTAAAGTCTGAGTGCActtataaaatgaaacaaatttaatgaaaaaagagcTGAAACCCGCTTTTCTCATGTACCAGCGCGTTAAAGATTAACGCCTTAAGATACCCTGATTTTAGCTCGCAGAATCTCTGGCATCACAATATTTAAGAGCCTGTCAGCACTTCTATTGTCAACTTTTTTTCAAGGGGTTCTCGCTTGCCCTCAGCAGTGGAAACCTCGAGAATAGGACTAAAAGGCCTCTTAAATGTCGGTTGGAAACATTTTCTTGTCTTTACATATGGTCGCAGGGAGGGAGGGTGTTCCCTGTGATCCAGAACGGATGTAACTCTAGAGTCGCTACATCCTGAGTCGTACAAACGGCTTTTAAAACGTTGCAGTGCTTGTAGATGGTGGGGACAAAAATTTCTCTGTTATACGGAGAAACAGACCAATCCTTCCCCAGATCCCACAGGCGAACTCTTCTCCATCCCCCAAAGATATCTCGAAAGGTGCAACCCTCCTGCTCACTATCCCTTACCAAGTGCGGGGTCTCATGAAAGTTTTAGCTCTTGAAAACTACAGCAGGGTTCTGTAGAGCCACGGGTGTGTGTACGTGTGTGGATTTCGGGGTGGCCTGACACCACGGGCCTTCTCGGAAGGAAAGCAGATTCCTTTCTCTCCAGGGAAACTGCGTCCTCGGCTGAAGGTCTGCAGGTGGAAGGACCACAGGGGAGGGACTAGGGCTGTGTGAATTGTCCTTCCCAAGGGCCTCCCACCTCTTTACGATGGCATCATAATCTGCAGCAAATGCCCCCAGCAGATTGTCCAGGGTTGTGCAGGTGCTGTACAAACATACGGAAGGGATTCACAGGCTCCCAGCTTTCATTTTCCCACTTTCCCTCTCTCACTaccacagctgcttttcctcGCTGCACTCCACCCCATCCTTGCTCTTATTTCCAGTCCTCTCCCTCCATTCTTCTCCTTCCATGCAATCTCCATCTTGCCATCCCACCTCCTCCTCGCCTTTCCCGTGGGCTCTCTTGGAGCCTTCCCTCCACCCCAGCAGTGACGGTCCTGACAGGAGGGcacacagccctgcactgctTTGTTCTGGCTGCCCTTTCGGGGCGAGGAAAAGAGCACCTCGGCTTGCTCCCCTCATCCCGCTTCCCTCCAGCTActtctcattttccctctttcttccctgcCACATGCCCTCCCCGTCTCCCTCCCCTGCACCACTCCCCCCGTCCTCAGCCCTTTGGCTGCCTCTggctccatcccctccctccGTCTCCTCGACCCCTCCTCCCTTCCGCCGACCcagccttccctcctccccggcTGCCGCTGCCGCCCTCCTGCCGCAGCCAGTTCTGCGGCACGGCTCGGCTGCTGCTCGGCACGCCATGGTGCAGCTCGGGGACAGCCGCCCAGCCCCACCGCCGGTCCCGGCCGCTCCGCCGGCCTTCAGCATCGACAGTATCCTGCAGGTCGGACCCCGCTGCCCGGCCCGGGAGCACGGCAGAGCGCGCTGCGCGCTgccggaggaggaggaagaagaggggccTGCGGAGCAAGACTCCAGTAAAGGCTCCAGCACCTCGGGTACAGAACCGGCCGCCCGCCGCAGGCTGTCTCAGACGTCGCGTCGCAGCCTCCCGAGCTCGGCCGGGCTGGCACCGCGCACACGCAGCCATACTCACTCACACACACGCAGCGCCGGCGTTCACGCAGTTGCCTGAGGAGGAATAGGGGTTCTGCGGCTGGGCGGAGATGGCACCGGCACACGCACACGCACCAACCTGCTCCCAGGGGCTTTTCCAGGGTCTTTTACCTGCTCCTGGCCTCCTTGGCTGCTTGTCCCGTGTCCAGGAGCCCCTGACTTTGCATGCAGCTGGCAGAGAAATTTCCTTCGATCCTTACTGAAGGCTCCTAagccttcctctccccttttaAGGGGGAGACGGGACCCAGCTCTCGGCAACCccctcccatccctgtcccaccTTACCCTTCGGCtccatcccctctccccagcGTTCAGCCGGGCCGTGCATGGGGGGCGCGGGTGCGGGCGGAGGCGGGAGCTGATGCTGTGCTTTGCCGTTGCAGGCAGTGAGCCTCGCCGGCTCGGGGACGAGGGGACAAACCGCGGCCTCAGCCCGGAGGTGGACGGTGGCGGCGGAGCGGGCTCCCCGCTCTCAACGGAGGGGATGCGCGGGGCCCCGCAGCCGCCACCGCGAGATGCCGGGGGCTGCGTCGGGGAGAGCAGCAGGTCGCCGACGGCGGGCGGCAGAAAGAAGACGCGGACCATCTTCTCCAAGAGCCAGGTTTTTCAGTTGGAGTCCACCTTCGACGTGAAGCGCTACCTGAGCAGCTCGGAACGGGCCGGGCTGGCGGCTGCGCTGCATCTCACCGAGACCCAGGTGAAGATCTGGTTCCAGAACCGCCGCAACAAGCTTAAGAGACAGATGTCGGCCGAGCCCGAGGGCCCGAGCCCGACGGAGCCCCCGATGGAGCCACCGCCCCCAGCCGCCGCGGCGGCTCTCTCCTTCCCGGCCCTTTACAAGGACAGCCCCTTGCTCAGCCGTTGCTTGCTGCCGCTGCCTTTCCCCCTGCTTTACCCGGGCAGCGCCATCCCCTACCTCTGCCTCCCCGGCCCCGGCAAACACTTCAGCCTGGTGGACGGGGACGTATAGCCTCTCTACCGGCCCCCAACTTTCCTCTTGATGGGGGCCATCCCGGTGCTATTTATGCCCTCGCCGTGTCAGTGGGGTGTCCGCTTTGACCACAGCCGGTGGCAGCAGTGACTTGTCCCACGGAGGGGCAGCCCAGGCTCCCCTCACGAGTGTTCGTGGGCAGCCTGCACGTCAGTAAAGCTTGAAAAGGCGCTGCTAGCCCGCCCTGGTTCTTGCAGCGCTTTTTCTTTGGTCAGGACGGAGGAGTTAGCATGAAGCCACCAAAGAAATGGGGATGTgttctgcctccctccctcccaaatTATCTAGTGCCTGTATTCGGGAGAGCCGATGCCCTGCCTCAGACAACGGGATCGGTGTTCCCGAGGCTGCCCCAGATCCGTGGCCGCCTCTGTACTGTGAGCCGAGTCACTTTTAATACAGCTTGAAAAGCGAAGGCCGCCATGTGTTCCACCACTTCAAACTCACCACCTCTGCTATCGCTCTGATTAACTCCTATCTGTCTTTGACATTATCAAATTGTAAACACCTTTCCTTAGATCTGGTTCTTAAACTGGggctctgatttattttttcccctccagagGAAATCAAAGCTGCCTTTCACACTTTCTGTGTTAACTGGTTCTTAAACTGCCTCGTCTGATGTTTTTTTTGCAGAACAAAACAAGCTGTCTCATACTTCTTGTGCTCCCCCCGCACCCCGAAATCTCGTAGGACAATTTTATCTGCTAGCCTAGaggaaagattatttttcccctataAGATCTCCAAGCGCTTTGTCGTTCTTTGGTTTCCAAGTTCACACGCTTTATATTCAAAGGTTGGAAATAAACTTTCTCATAAAGATGAGACGCATGCCTTTTCCATACTGTTACTATTGGGCAGTATCAAAAGAAAGGTATTTCCTAGAGTGCATCGatggtttttatttcaaaaataaagcttaaaacCTCAATGGTGCCATTACGAAATTAACCCGTGTGTACGACAAAGGGTAACTTGTTGGGTGTTTCTGCTGGAGGAGAaggtattttcttctctattcCAACTCCCCTTCAGTTTGTCTATCCGAGGGCGGTTAACTCAGGTGTGTACCGGCCCCCGTCCGAGCAGTGGGCAAGAAGAACCCGTTGCGGTTCCCTCCGAGGGCCGGGCAGGTCTCGGGCGCCTCTGGGTGCCGAGCAGTCGGGAGCCGGTGCGGCGGCAGCAGGTGCCGAGGCCGTCCCGGCGCCCGCCGACCCCTGGGAAGTGGCTTCGGCCGCTCTGTGGTGTTTTCTCATGGCTGCGCTGATGTAGGAGCGTCGCTTGACCTCTCCTCCTGCTTTATAACTGGTCTCGAATTAGCGTCGAGGAGCAGGGTCTCACAGGGTGCCCTCGCCCTGGAAAATTAATTCTACAGGGGCTGTTGCAAGGACAGCATAACGAAGTGGACACGCTGGAGGAGAGCTGCCGGGCACACTTCACAGCTCAGCTTTCCGGGAAGGTGCAGTCGACGAATTAAGGGTTTGCATCACACAACgacctttcttttccaatttgACTTTGTAATAATTATAAAGATTAATTCTTAATTCAGATGTTAGATCCTCTGAATCTGCTAGTTACTCCGTGGCTGAAACCATTTGGAGACACAAATAAGTGCCGTTGTCCTTATGTCCAAGAGTTCGTGGTTCGTGTCTGCCTATTTCTCATAATTGATAATTTACATCGAAACCTTCCTTTGGTTGTTATTTCCAGTGTCGACACACCCTAACTCGATTAACTCCACGAGATTAATCAATACCGATAGAGGTAAATCTGGCTTTTTCAAAATCCCTACCAATGGAAGTTTGATCAGATATTGCAGTTAAACACTAAGGTCGCTTTCTTTAGTTCTTTGACATGGAACTaaaattcatttaaagaaaCTGCCCTTCTACATAACCGCAGCCTCAGACCTCTGCAGgatgaaatattttacataaacTGTCGCAATTCGGCAATTAATCCACTTCTCACAGCATTTATGAAACCATTTTCAGACTTATTCCTCTGTTTTATCAATTTGCAGTCCGAATTGTTGCTGAAGttacagaggcaaagaaaatacGACTCCCCCCCCGAAAAGGTGTGacttattttataataaaaccagcagaaatagATCTGCATGCCACAGATGCAGTGCATAGTGTGAATGCACAGCTTGTTGCAGACCAACTCCAAAGTTACTTTCCTTAGGAGTTAATGATAATGAATGCCTGAAACGGCCGGGTAGCTAGGAAAGTTAATCAGATGCCGAAATACTCTTCCCAGAAAGAGATAACTGCTTGGTTTGAGATCGTTGGCCAAAAATATTAACCAAACTGTTGCTACGGGGTGTAACACAGCCAGTGGCTGGGTGGCTTTCTCTGAAGATAACCAAGTTCAAAATGTATCAGGAGTCCCAGCTGAGCAGTCAGTACTGCTCACACTGAATATTGCTGACATTTCTTTCTGGGCTTAAACCAATTGCATCTGCAATTATAAAACGCTCCTTCCTACAAGAAGAGATGGCTACTCGCCACCGTACAGCAGGGGATTAGCACTGGCTAATCTATTGATGGGAtacttttaaaaccaaaacaaaccgcaacaaaactaaacaaaaccccCTTCTGTGAGCACTTGCAAGCAAAtaatttgagaagaaaaaaaaccccaacaacaccaaacaaaaaccagacacCAAGCAGTGGTGGAGCCgagatttttaaatgttctgttAGCATTTGACaccatgaaaagaaatattgagACTAGGTGAGAAGCGGGTGGAAAACACTTTGTGTTTCCATATTTAAGAGATGCTCTAGTAAAATATCATATACAGTGATGCagattgttggtttttttttcagaagaataGTTAGAGCCCCTACCTTTGTTATCATGGCACGTACGTGATGACAGGCTGGCTCACAATACTCTACAAACGGaatagaaaaagacaaatatgGCTAAAACCTGGCACCTGAgtcttccaaaagaaagatcACCATCAAACACAACctttttcaagaggaaaatatatttgaaaagaagCTGGATACATACATAAACACATTGCTCATGAAACAGTGCAATACAAGGGTTTTAAAAAGCTCCACATGTCTGAAACTTGATTTTCATCTCACCTGTGACTTAAAATTCCTTGGGATTTGGATGATCAATCACACTGCTGCATGTGGCAGATTTTCCAGTTATTTCTGCTGGAGAACGAGTATTTCTTCTTCTCACTTCACTGTTGGAAGGttttgcaaaactgtcttaggattttttttttttccttctggagtCGCCTGATCAGGTAGCTCATCCAGACactactgttttgttttgctttgctgttctctGATCACCGTGTACATAGACATCTTTATGGACCAGGATAAGGATGTTGTGGCAGCCCTTCTTGTCAGCTCCCTTGCTATTTGGCTTTTGCTCATAATCAGGCTGGGGCTCATGTCTAGAATGTGAGGGAAAGGTACAGTACAGACTAGAGAGAGAAAAGTTACTCATCATAGCTCTTTGGCCCTCCCAGGGGTTGATCTAGAGTACATAAACCTCACTTGCTTCttcttccctgctcctggatttgctgtttttctttaattatttggTTGGTTTGAAATGGTAGCTTGTTTTCACTTTCCCTTTTTTAGAAAAAGATTGAATTTACCACCCCTTCTGTATGCTCATAAGCAAAAGTAGGGCTCCATCTTCCTACAGGAAGTCTTGCAGTGTTACCTCCAAATTCAGTAATCTTTCATGCACTGCAAGGAAGCTGCCATAGATTTACATTGCAATTAGGCAATGGAAGAGGAGCCATAGCCTTACCTCCCAGGATAGACTCCTCTGAACCTGGGCAAGATTAATCAAATTTAAGGAAGATAAGAATTCATCACAGAAAAGGCACAACAATGTGTCTGACTTAGAGCTGAATTTGTCAGATTGAGTCcttatatattttcctttttaaagtttCTGAAGTAGTAATATTTTCTTATATAGTATATGAAATAGTAACTGcattgaaaaaataaagtatggATTTACTGGAGAGCCTtggaaaagaatgtaactcatTACTCCATGCGTCTACATCTGCCTCAACACTGATGTTGAACACAGTTTTACATCATGAGATGTGATTACCAGGGTTCACCTGTCACTTTAAAGTACAGCTTGCACATaaatttcttaaaatgaaaacctgGCCACCATCTATTACCAAAAATAAAGGCCACCAAACACTATAGTAGCAAGATTTCTTACCTTGTGTTCCATTCTGTGTTGTAGTACCTGGGAAATACTCTGCCCCTAAAAGCAGGAAgtcttttctttcagagcagaATTTAATTCTATAGAAGGCATTGTATTCTGAAGTAGGAAATAGTGATTGCAATATAATGAGTGCAATGAGAGGGGATGATCATACctgcctcttctctgctctccagGAATCCATTACACTGGGACTAATCTTCATATAAAATTCATCAGAGACCAGAAAACATTACCAGACAttccaagaaaaatgaaatgtggAGGAATGTCCAGTGTGAAACAGCACAATGTTCTCAGATGTGTCATCAACATCAAGATATTTTGCACAAAAAACAATTGAGAATATACTAGCAAAGGAAGTCTGCAAGATCACACAGTCTGCAGTAACCTAGAAGGCACAAAGCAGGAGAGGAAGACAGACATGCCTGAAGGGAGCTCTGAAGAGGGCTGAAGCAGAGCAACAGGTAACAGATTATTATTGAATTGCCCAGCTGTGAGCTTTTTAGGACCTAGTGGACAACGGAGGCTGCTTTACAAGCAGGTCTGTGGTCAGAGGATAAAGAGCCATATCTGCAGTCAGCAACCCAATAGATCAGATACAAATCATGAGTCTACCAGGACAATGGGCTGTTGTGTCAGACCAGAATTGATGGGTGGGTTTGAGGACAAAGGCAGTGGCACAGCTTTGTGTAAAGACCTCACTGTACAGACCCATATCTGGATTTTGTTCTCCACAGTCTACTGCAGTCATATGTGTCCTTTGGGATAGTGATGCCTGAGCTGGTCTGTTTGGAGCAGATCCCCCAAGTTTGCTCAAAGGTTTTTCATCAGTTGTTTGTGAATCATTATACAGGGGGAAATGACAATGTATTAAGCAACAGATACTTTCCTcacagttttgattttttcattactttcacGCTCAGATTTACAGAGGTCAGTATTATGACATTCATAAAGGATACACCTAT
Proteins encoded:
- the LOC117436539 gene encoding homeobox protein HMX1-like — its product is MVQLGDSRPAPPPVPAAPPAFSIDSILQVGPRCPAREHGRARCALPEEEEEEGPAEQDSSKGSSTSGSEPRRLGDEGTNRGLSPEVDGGGGAGSPLSTEGMRGAPQPPPRDAGGCVGESSRSPTAGGRKKTRTIFSKSQVFQLESTFDVKRYLSSSERAGLAAALHLTETQVKIWFQNRRNKLKRQMSAEPEGPSPTEPPMEPPPPAAAAALSFPALYKDSPLLSRCLLPLPFPLLYPGSAIPYLCLPGPGKHFSLVDGDV